One genomic window of Polyangium aurulentum includes the following:
- a CDS encoding DUF4360 domain-containing protein, whose product MKNPIAAALPALAPALLAPAGPWSLDLDDLVAPPDASVAALDSVDPPADPPVALRDVVLAGNGCRGAGAAAAAISEGGNAIVVDFDALSADTTTGPPKQSRSCTLVGTLAPPPGHRVAVTGVSALGDANLRAGASARIIVRHFQPGSPSFGAANRIFRGPYRGAAALSFKDESPTWSGCGASQRVVVTTTIFLDAGGARAGGRAGIGELDVDFTVQPCM is encoded by the coding sequence GTGAAAAACCCGATTGCCGCGGCTCTCCCGGCCCTCGCCCCCGCGCTCCTCGCGCCCGCCGGCCCGTGGAGCCTCGACCTGGACGATCTCGTCGCTCCGCCCGATGCGTCCGTCGCGGCCCTCGATTCGGTGGACCCGCCCGCCGACCCGCCCGTCGCATTGCGTGACGTCGTCCTCGCCGGCAACGGCTGTCGCGGGGCTGGGGCGGCCGCCGCCGCAATCTCGGAGGGAGGCAATGCCATCGTCGTCGATTTCGACGCGCTCTCCGCCGATACCACCACCGGACCGCCCAAGCAGTCGCGGAGCTGCACGCTCGTCGGCACGCTCGCCCCGCCGCCCGGCCATCGCGTGGCCGTGACGGGCGTCTCGGCGCTCGGGGACGCAAACCTGCGCGCGGGCGCGAGCGCGCGGATCATCGTCCGCCATTTCCAGCCCGGAAGCCCCTCTTTTGGCGCCGCGAACCGGATCTTCCGGGGGCCCTACCGGGGCGCCGCCGCCCTCTCGTTCAAGGACGAGTCGCCCACGTGGTCCGGCTGCGGCGCCTCGCAGCGCGTCGTCGTGACGACCACGATCTTCCTCGACGCCGGCGGGGCTCGCGCGGGCGGTCGCGCGGGAATCGGAGAGCTCGACGTCGACTTCACCGTCCAGCCCTGTATGTAA
- a CDS encoding DUF4360 domain-containing protein, producing the protein MEKWMMGFALSAFAFSLGGCVAADETAAEESIIEDVGSEAEALVSQPLPSDVFIQSIQASGSGCRTSDSVLPILSDDQQSFIIIFNDMQLVYPPGTQLQSKSCVAVLDMHVPQGFQISLGTVITRGFASLDPGHRARHTSRYFLAGNPLGATFTSVLRGPMEDVYQSTDRILLGSETWSPCGSNVLLGINTSLFLDASSNRRGASLFNTDTTDGVFQKVLHVSWRRCS; encoded by the coding sequence ATGGAAAAGTGGATGATGGGGTTCGCTCTGAGCGCGTTCGCCTTCAGCCTGGGGGGCTGCGTCGCCGCAGACGAAACCGCCGCGGAAGAGTCGATCATCGAGGACGTGGGGAGCGAGGCGGAGGCGCTGGTTTCGCAGCCTTTGCCCTCGGACGTCTTCATCCAGAGCATTCAGGCGAGCGGCTCGGGGTGCCGCACCTCGGATTCGGTCCTCCCGATCCTCAGCGATGACCAGCAATCGTTCATCATCATCTTCAACGACATGCAGCTCGTCTACCCGCCGGGCACGCAGCTCCAGTCGAAGAGCTGCGTGGCGGTGCTCGACATGCACGTGCCGCAGGGGTTCCAGATCAGCCTCGGCACGGTGATCACGCGCGGCTTCGCGAGCCTCGATCCGGGCCACCGGGCCCGGCACACGTCGCGCTATTTCCTGGCCGGAAACCCGCTCGGCGCCACCTTCACGAGCGTGCTCCGTGGCCCCATGGAGGACGTCTATCAGTCGACCGACCGGATCCTCCTCGGCTCGGAGACCTGGTCGCCGTGCGGGAGCAATGTCCTGCTCGGCATCAATACGAGCCTGTTCCTCGATGCGAGCAGCAACCGGCGCGGCGCGTCCCTGTTCAACACGGACACGACGGACGGCGTCTTCCAGAAGGTCCTGCACGTTTCATGGAGGCGATGCTCCTAG
- a CDS encoding DMT family transporter, with product MGWLLLVLAAVSYVGGGIAMKYSDGFRHGIASGLVFVAFCAGAALQTLAMRSGNLSVAYVLVLGLEAILAVAAGKLWLGETIATRTAIGIAFVFIGMILIKSPT from the coding sequence ATGGGCTGGCTGCTCCTCGTGCTCGCGGCCGTTTCCTACGTCGGCGGCGGCATCGCGATGAAATACTCCGACGGCTTCCGGCACGGGATCGCGTCGGGCCTCGTCTTCGTCGCGTTCTGCGCGGGCGCCGCGCTCCAGACGCTGGCGATGCGCTCCGGAAACCTGAGCGTCGCGTACGTGCTCGTCCTCGGGCTCGAGGCGATTCTGGCCGTCGCCGCTGGTAAGCTCTGGCTCGGCGAGACCATTGCCACGAGGACCGCCATCGGCATTGCTTTCGTCTTCATCGGCATGATCCTCATCAAGAGCCCGACCTAG
- a CDS encoding MXAN_2562 family outer membrane beta-barrel protein — translation MKSAIIAGALAAAALVCIAEPALAQSRRSGVGGTNWRQRDRRESRGEKGSTQRFAFELRFGPYYPAIDDEFGGSGPYQQVFGDSGKFSFGFEFDWQALRIPYVGTIGPGVGWTFMTTSAKAFTTGSTERSEVNTSLTIMPMHASAVLRLDELFRRTGVPVVPYGKVGFGMATWSTSIADETSKTTVGGNEVLGRGLSYGLHWAVGGMLALDWLSPRSMATLDAETGINHIYVFGEWLNYNLGTFSDSQMQVGTSTWIVGMAMEM, via the coding sequence ATGAAAAGCGCAATCATCGCCGGCGCCCTCGCTGCCGCAGCGCTCGTGTGCATTGCGGAGCCGGCCCTCGCCCAGAGCCGCCGCTCGGGGGTCGGCGGCACCAACTGGCGCCAGCGCGACCGACGCGAAAGCAGAGGCGAAAAAGGCTCGACCCAGCGCTTCGCCTTCGAGCTTCGCTTCGGGCCCTATTACCCCGCCATCGACGACGAGTTCGGCGGCTCGGGGCCCTACCAGCAGGTGTTCGGCGACAGCGGCAAGTTCTCCTTCGGGTTCGAATTCGACTGGCAGGCGCTGCGCATCCCGTATGTGGGCACCATCGGCCCGGGCGTCGGCTGGACGTTCATGACCACCTCGGCAAAGGCGTTCACGACTGGCTCGACGGAGCGGTCGGAGGTGAACACCTCGCTCACCATCATGCCCATGCACGCTTCGGCCGTGCTGCGCCTCGACGAGCTGTTCCGGCGAACGGGCGTCCCCGTCGTGCCCTACGGCAAGGTAGGGTTTGGCATGGCCACCTGGAGCACCAGCATCGCGGACGAGACTTCCAAGACGACGGTGGGCGGCAACGAGGTGCTCGGCCGCGGGCTGAGCTATGGCCTGCACTGGGCCGTGGGCGGCATGCTCGCGCTCGACTGGCTCTCGCCGCGCTCGATGGCCACGCTCGACGCGGAGACGGGGATCAACCACATCTACGTCTTCGGCGAGTGGCTCAACTACAACCTGGGCACGTTCAGCGATTCCCAGATGCAGGTCGGCACCTCGACGTGGATCGTCGGTATGGCCATGGAGATGTGA
- a CDS encoding DUF4360 domain-containing protein: MKEKLIGLTAALTLAFVAGCASSDDGEFEPMTVEEPELGEAEAPLTALSTQPSIDNIFIQSITASGSGCRTSDSVASVISDDGQSFIIIFNDMQLTYPPGTQKQSISCVAVLKLHIPQGFQVSVGTINTSGFANLDWGHSALQLSRYFFGGVPVGSTFRTPLRGPLEDVYRFTDQVPLESLVWSPCGSVRDFAINTSLSLDTSGNPRGVALFNNDTIDGVFKKVLHIRWRTC, from the coding sequence ATGAAAGAGAAGCTCATCGGTTTGACGGCGGCGCTCACCCTCGCATTCGTGGCCGGGTGCGCCAGCTCGGATGACGGAGAATTCGAGCCCATGACGGTCGAGGAGCCCGAGCTCGGCGAGGCCGAAGCCCCGCTGACCGCGCTCTCGACGCAGCCGAGCATCGACAACATCTTCATCCAGAGCATCACGGCGAGCGGCAGCGGCTGCCGCACGTCGGATTCGGTCGCCTCGGTGATCAGCGACGACGGGCAGTCGTTCATCATCATCTTCAACGACATGCAGCTCACCTACCCGCCGGGGACGCAGAAGCAGAGCATAAGCTGCGTCGCCGTCCTGAAGCTCCACATTCCGCAGGGGTTCCAGGTGAGCGTGGGGACCATCAACACGAGCGGCTTCGCCAACCTCGATTGGGGGCATAGCGCGCTGCAGCTCTCGCGTTACTTCTTCGGGGGCGTGCCGGTCGGCAGCACCTTCCGCACGCCGCTCAGGGGGCCGCTCGAGGACGTCTACAGGTTCACCGACCAGGTGCCACTCGAGTCGCTGGTCTGGTCGCCTTGCGGCTCGGTTCGTGACTTCGCGATCAACACGAGCTTGAGCCTCGACACGAGCGGCAACCCGCGAGGCGTCGCCCTCTTCAACAACGACACGATCGACGGCGTCTTCAAGAAGGTCCTCCACATTCGGTGGCGTACCTGCTAG
- a CDS encoding terpene cyclase codes for MPILGCQNKSPAEQSAASQPTASAAAPAPGAKDKKQRGLLIDRSAEKADAARFEDKIKANIAKVPDPKIESPQNQSPDLDNAAFRGRVVGLVRQVAAGPEKVECDLPLQSKRPFRAVVWAYKGGEQIARGEGSDGSLCVALKGAARQAVAAAGGERDSLAGSRLVIDLPDHNESILEFEGKGLELVQGLVPPRTYDKALLTKRIEEGKNYLMRVFDAERNGVHKYYYAQADRFEPELHTIYTASTGLTLIKLNAYNGDKGLLDKAKSAAEFMLSMQSHNEADHTAGAFFYTFDLQRKQPERKLVVGTASKTIFTLLELHGLTKDKKYLDAATLSADWLISMQRPDGSVRSYLTNKGGERWMVSKKESMLYTGQVLSALSRVHRATGNVKYLNAAAQTAGYLAGKVTNGGCWLGDEYRKPNPISSSWVILSMLDFVKATADEKFEGLVLRCAGELLGKQRKKPEDIYRHGRWQGSLSSSGTGWLAEVYSELYLYCKEKGKGDCDKYKDAVVRAIRQIMQYTYTPESSFMLKNPEAASGGVFWSVMDRYVRTDAVCHAMNAYLNMLPHLGEGSLIDIPERSLAERMALASDVVPPRDDDDERDEQDDPEEPSKNKADDAAEDPVEKANTPKP; via the coding sequence TTGCCCATCCTAGGTTGTCAGAACAAGTCGCCCGCCGAGCAGTCTGCGGCGAGCCAGCCCACCGCTTCGGCAGCCGCGCCGGCGCCGGGCGCGAAGGACAAGAAGCAAAGAGGACTGCTCATCGACCGGAGCGCCGAAAAGGCCGACGCCGCGCGCTTCGAGGACAAGATCAAAGCCAACATCGCCAAGGTCCCGGACCCGAAGATCGAATCTCCCCAGAACCAGAGCCCCGACCTCGACAACGCCGCCTTCCGCGGCCGCGTCGTGGGCCTCGTCCGGCAGGTGGCCGCGGGCCCCGAGAAGGTCGAATGCGATCTGCCGCTGCAATCGAAGCGCCCCTTCCGGGCGGTCGTCTGGGCCTACAAGGGGGGCGAGCAAATCGCCCGCGGCGAGGGCTCGGACGGATCGCTCTGCGTGGCCTTGAAGGGCGCTGCGCGCCAGGCGGTGGCAGCGGCGGGAGGCGAGCGCGATTCGCTCGCGGGCTCGCGCCTCGTCATCGATCTGCCCGATCACAACGAGTCGATCCTCGAATTCGAGGGCAAGGGGCTCGAGCTCGTCCAGGGGCTCGTTCCGCCCCGCACCTACGACAAGGCCCTGCTGACGAAGCGCATCGAGGAGGGCAAAAACTACCTGATGCGCGTCTTCGACGCCGAGCGGAACGGCGTCCACAAGTATTACTACGCGCAGGCCGACAGGTTCGAGCCCGAGCTGCACACGATCTATACCGCGTCCACGGGGCTCACGCTCATCAAGCTCAACGCCTACAACGGCGACAAGGGCCTGCTCGACAAGGCCAAGAGCGCCGCCGAGTTCATGCTGAGCATGCAGAGCCACAACGAGGCCGACCACACGGCCGGCGCCTTCTTCTACACGTTCGACCTGCAGCGCAAGCAGCCCGAGCGCAAGCTCGTCGTGGGCACGGCGTCGAAGACCATCTTCACCCTGCTCGAGCTGCACGGCCTCACGAAGGACAAGAAATACCTCGACGCCGCCACGCTCTCGGCCGATTGGCTGATCAGCATGCAGCGGCCCGACGGCAGCGTGCGCTCGTACCTCACCAACAAGGGCGGCGAGCGCTGGATGGTGTCGAAGAAGGAGTCGATGCTCTACACCGGGCAGGTGCTCTCCGCGCTCTCGCGCGTGCACCGGGCCACCGGGAACGTCAAATACCTCAACGCCGCCGCCCAGACCGCCGGCTATCTGGCCGGAAAGGTCACGAATGGGGGTTGCTGGCTCGGCGACGAGTACCGCAAGCCGAACCCGATCTCGAGCTCGTGGGTGATCCTGTCCATGCTCGATTTCGTGAAGGCCACCGCCGACGAGAAATTCGAGGGCCTCGTCCTGCGCTGTGCGGGCGAGCTGCTCGGCAAGCAGCGCAAGAAGCCGGAGGACATCTATCGCCACGGCCGCTGGCAAGGCTCTCTCTCGAGCAGCGGCACCGGCTGGCTGGCCGAGGTTTACTCGGAGCTTTATCTCTACTGCAAGGAGAAGGGCAAGGGCGACTGCGACAAGTACAAGGACGCCGTCGTGCGCGCCATTCGCCAGATCATGCAATACACGTACACGCCCGAGAGCAGCTTCATGCTGAAGAACCCCGAGGCCGCCTCCGGGGGCGTGTTCTGGAGCGTGATGGACCGCTACGTGCGCACCGACGCGGTCTGCCACGCGATGAACGCCTATCTGAACATGCTGCCCCACCTCGGCGAGGGATCGCTCATCGACATCCCCGAGCGCTCGCTCGCCGAGCGAATGGCCCTCGCGAGCGACGTCGTGCCCCCGCGCGACGACGACGACGAGCGCGACGAGCAGGACGATCCCGAAGAGCCTTCCAAGAACAAGGCCGACGACGCCGCCGAAGACCCCGTCGAGAAGGCGAACACGCCGAAGCCGTAG